The Budorcas taxicolor isolate Tak-1 chromosome 2, Takin1.1, whole genome shotgun sequence nucleotide sequence gggtgggccctaaagcTCAGCAGAGTCCCTAAAAGGTGACAGGTCTGACTAGGATATTAACTAGCTTTCAGTTGAAAACCAAAGAGAATCCCAGACATCTCCTTTTCTTGGAGAGCAGGACCCCCTCTGTGAAATCTGAAGCAGAGTGTTGACGCAACCAATACCAGCAGCAATCCTGGGGTCCTGGGGTGATCCAAGACACAAAGTCTGGAGACAACAGGTCTCCTGTCCCCAGTCAAAGGGAGCTTCCAGCAGCAACTTGTCCACACCCACATTCTTGCCCCAAAAGTGTGTTTCTTTTCGTAGCCCAGGACCATAGGCAGGCAGGAGATATTCACACTCAGGGCGTCTCCCTGAGGCACCTTCATCTCCTCTGATCCCTTACTGACACCTGGGAGGGCGCCGAAGAGCATTCTCCCTTCTAGGGGTCCTGGGTCTTCCCTGCCATCACTTTATTCTCAAACAAGGCACGTCTGAAGAGTAGAGATCTGGGGAGCCCCACTCGCTCCTAGACGGGCGCGGAACTGGGTCCCAACTTTCCAGTTTCGGCCGACCGAGTTTCGCCTCTCAAGGTAGGACCAGGAAGCCAATCGCACCAACGCTCGACTGAGCAGGGTGGGTGTGGGTCAGAGTCAAAGAAGTGTGTGCCGCTAAGCCTGCTTGTTTCCTGAAGCGAAATCTTaaaaggggagggagagaagagggtgtGGGAGATGGAATTGGGCGCGAGAGGTGCCGGCCTTTTCCCGGGGCGTTTTGACGTAGACTTGAAGAGGCGCCGAGCACTCCCACTGCTTAAGAAGAGACACCGTAGCCATCAGGACGCCGAAGCTGGGGACTGTCGCTTGCTCGGGGAGCAGTCTGAGCATTTCCTCTCCACGCACTCTGAGGAATCCAGAGAAGGCTGCAAAGGTAAGTGAGAAGGGGCGCCCTTCTGCCACCTGGGAGTAAAGCCGCGGAGTAAGGAGTCTCGTGGGGCACAAAAGACAGCGAGTGTCCCAGGCAGCTCCGCCCTGAGGAGGGAGAGACGGTAGAACCAGGCTCAGGATCGAGACGTGGGGAGCACCCCGCGAGACTTGTAGTAAGACAGACGCAGGACCCCAGGGTTGGGGAACTTACAGGCTCGGGGAAGACTCGAAACGGAAGGGAACACGAAGAAGCCTAGGTGAGCGCTGTGGCGCCAGCAGACAGCGAATCCCGGATTCTCCAACTTCAGCACCCTGGACAGTGTCCCGCCCTTGGTCTTCCGATAAACTTAGCATTGACACAGTTTTAACTAAGGAAAAACTAACTTCGCATCTCCTCGACTTTAATATTTTAGTTCAGAAGAGTTTGATTTTGTTCATGTCAATATCCTGTGTAAATAATCTGAAATACagaggaaatgtttttaaatagctTTGTATCTCAATATGCCTCTTCAGGAATGTGTCTATTCAAAGACAGTTTCTGAAATATTGATTTAAAGGAGATCCCCCGGAGaaaaaataacaacccactccagtattcttgcctctgggaaattccatggtcagaggagcatggtgggctacagtctacgggatcataaaaagtcggatacgacttagtgactaaacaacatgttTTGCTGTTATACAGAAGAGAAAGATTCATCTTATGGTGTTATCATTAAGCATTCTAATATAGACATATCCTCAAAACAATTCCCATGAGCTGTGCCTGGCTTGCCTTCATGATACTAACATCTAGAAGATTTGGAAATAtaaggtaaaagtgaaagtgagctgCATATaatctcctgctttttctttAGGGTTAAGTGTGATATAGTCTGTGAAGACTCAGAAAGCCATTTTCAGGGACAAATTATTATGTTAAGTACATCATTTCTCACTGGACTTGTCTGAAGTTAAAAGCAATTTCAAAGTGTGTAAGGATGTCTTGGTTTTATTGCAACAGGCTTTGAAAGCCAGAAAAGTTGAACAAGAGacaaataatttttgttaaaatatttgagatttatagcaagaagagaaaagtgagaaaataccattttttgtgaaaattatgtaaaaattacAGAATATTTTAGATGTTTGTAAAATTAATTGTACAACATTTATTAATTCTATTCTAATCAGTTGAATATATATAAGTATTATAAGTATATAGATAAGTATATATCCCATacttttaacacactgtcttgtgtttatttttatttataacattttacAATTCATATGccttttttaataatgaaaggaACCAGAATAGGAAAGCATTCAGGGTAAAATATGTTCAAATCCTTAATTGTGTGGGAGTCTTGATTTAGGATAGCTAGGCTAAATTAtggtattataaaataataaagccaTGTAGCAGGACTGAAAAATTTCACTTAATACTCCTTTAAACTATATTTCTCAGTACTAGGGGAAAACGGCTTTATTTATCTTACAAAGGAGCATTTTTTAGGAATAAATGTTTCTTAATCTAACTATCATTGTTTTAGGCTACCTGGCTTGACAATGCATCATTTTAGATAAAGTGGGGCTTGTGGGAGGTAAGATAAGCCTTTTCCTGGAGATACTGGCATGTTTCCATTGCTGGCACCAAGGTTCTTAAAGgacataattattttctttactgaGTAGAGCACAAGTAGGGACTCATATGAAATATTTCCATCTTGTGCAGTTTCAAGGTCATGGCCGATCCTGGAAACAGAGGAAAGATCTACCACCCCTTGAATCTCACCTGCTCCCTGCTCATTGTGGggatgtgctgtgtgtctcctttcTTCTGTCATAGCCAGACAGATCTGCTGGCTCTTAACCAAGCTGATCCTCAGTGCTGGGAATCTTCTTCAGTGCTCCTCCTGGAAATGTGGAAGCCTCGAATCTCCAACAGTGTTTCAGGTTTCTGGGATTTTATGATCTATCTGAAGTCATCTGAAAACTTGCAGCATGGGGCATTGTTTTGGGATCTGGCCCAACTCTTCTGGGACATCTATGTGGACTGTGTTCTCTCCAGAAACCACGGCTTAGGAAGAAGACAATTGACTGGAGAGGAAGTGAAGATCTCAGCAGTGCATCCACAGCacacagggagaaaaaaaggTGGTCAACCCCAGGCCCCGTGTCTCTTGAAAGGGTCAACCAAGTATGAATGTGCTGAATTGTGAGGAACAGGGAAATGGCTTTAGAGGAATCCATTGCCACACATAGTCTTCTTGGGGGTGAACCCAAAGAACACACAAATGATAGGAAGATACATAACACTTCCTTTTGTAATTTGCAGtagcttttttaaaatcaacataTTGTCCTCATCTTCATACTTCTGGTAAATAGCAGCAAAGAAGAATCAGATAGACAAGTAAGAAAAGATATGATTCCTAAAACACAATATCAAGGTATAAAGGGATGCCCcaaaatctacatttttttttcagttaggcTGAACATTGGTAGTCATAACCTGTGTTTACTTGCTATGGAATCAGGAAGATTTGAATATAAGCCTGAGGAACACCTACAGCACACAAGCTCTTACcccttttaaatagaaaaaataacccaaatgttTTCATATAAATGGGAGGACTCCTGGAGATTTACTTAGTTGATGATATAAATGGTAGAAAAATCATCTGGCTTGCAAATTCActcttccttgttttctgaaCAAATCTCAAATAAGTAATTAACTTCAAGCAAGCtgagtaattaatttttaaaaatctgggatTTCCTACAAATTTAGACTTttcattgaataaatatatattcaaatatgtaatatttgaatatatattagTCTTCAGTCTTATATATATCAGTCTTCTCTGGGGGCactagaaaaaaatttcctttacaGAATTAGAATGAGGGTGAATGAAGCACTGTGAGTAAGCTGCGAGGTAACTTAGCCTTATTCATActgtttttgttcctttttctatGTTGTTTTCAACCAATGAGCTTCTAAAACTTGCAACAAGGGCTGTTCGAGTGGTAGTAACTGTTTATGAAGTAGTggaaaactgaagaataaaataattttttatttgtacattttgttGTGAGAATTGTTATATAattgtaaaatggaaaaatctattaaaatagcAATTAACAGTGATAGTTCTAGATAAATCTTTTCTCAAGATATTGGAGaacctttaaatatttaatttgttttaatctcagtaACAAAAGATATGATTAACTGACCCATAAGACCAGATAATCCACTGgtattatttatacataaatttattgttttggcAAGTGTTATTGTCACTTAGAGGAAATATTGTCACCTAGAGGAAATATTCTTTCACCAGCTTAGTTACTAAAGCAGAAGTACAAAATTAGTGTCTATAAATGTTGGttgccaatatttaaaaaatattttgaacagaGGCTGCCGAGATAGTGACATTAGTAAGCACTGTATATTTTCTTCATGTGTACTGTAGACTTTTTCTCCCATCACTCTTATCCTATATAGCTGTTGTACTCAAATTACTACCAGTATTTCTTGGTTTTGTATTTTACACTCACTTTGAATTACTTTATCtatagaataaatgaaaataataatatttgtgtTCAACTTAAcatgaaaataatctataaatatgtcacatataattatattataactacttatatattatatactataattctatattataattatgtatatatacatagaatcTCAAAAAATGGTTTCAGTTTGCTTGTTTGCAATAGGCTATCGAAATAGCCTGAGACTACATGTAGTTTTCTGAGCACACTTCAAcatttctatctttaaaaaaatctaatggaTGTGTCCTCGGCATTGGAACTCACTTCCTTCATCTCGCTACAGGGATGCTATTGACCCAGCTGGTCTGAAAACTTTGCAAGCAGTAGGACTAAACATTGTACTTTAGGGAAGTTATTTTAATGTTTGACATAAACAATTGTTGCATCCCAGGAAGGAAGACTTTCCATTTGTACTGTATAGTCACAGTCAAAGAGGGTCTTGGGTCAAGGAGACACCATGTTTTAAAGCTAAATAGTTGCGGGAACATTGAGATTTTATCTCAAGAGGCCTGATTAAATCTCTAGTGGCTCAACGAGACTCTGGATGTACCTGCACAGATTCcccactaatttttttcttttgtccccaGGGAATTAATATTCTATCAggttgggatggggtgagagTGAAGAGGTGTTTGTCCCCATAGTTCTCAGGAAAATTACATCATCAGAGCAGAAGAGAAGAACTAAAATAAGTGTCTCCATAAAACCTTTTTGTAAAGGTTCTTGCTATTTTGATGGCTTCAAGTTAAATAGTTTAAATACACttgaataatgttgcaatgaatcATGCCTTATTAAAAACACCGAACTCCTATATAACTTTGTATGTTAATATATTTGTTCATATTGAGTCaggaaatacaaaaacaagagATATCAAATAGCTATATAAACTTGGGCAAGCTAATTGACTTATTTAACTCTTAGTTTCTCCATCTGAAAAAGAGGGGTATGGAAAAATTTAGAAGACCCATAATGTCTCTTAAGGTTCTATGTTCTGATGTTCTGtgactttataaaaaataaatgtatgaaaagcATGGATTTACCTatagaaagaatctgaaagagctTTTTACTCCAAGGATAACTTCCTGAGCTTAGTGATGAGCTAGACACTGTGGTGCTTTATAACAATGATAAGCAGGAACAGAGGTGATCCAGAAATGAGAATTGCCAAAATTCTGAGAACTGAAGATATCATTGTTTGAGAAAAGACTTAAAAGGGCATCATTAATTTGTCTAGAAAAATACAAGCTAATAACTGAATGTTGAAATATTCAGAAGACTGAAGAGGTTATACCCAGTCTTAAGTACTAAATTATGATGGATTCTGTGtaggcagagaggcagagagaatgagagagaaaatgataaatTGATTTAGGAAAAGTGTAAGCTGATAATGTCTCCCAAGTAGAAAATAACAGAGTTGAGGTTAACTTATGGGTTCATAAAGGCTTCAATACAAATGAAAGGATTTTTATGCATATCCTTGTTGGTATCAAAAGTGATGATTTCTTGCTTCAACAAATCTTGCTCTGCCCCTGAGAGGAGCAGAAAAACTTGCCTTCCTGAGCTTGGTAGTTTGGATGG carries:
- the FAM237A gene encoding protein FAM237A, which gives rise to MADPGNRGKIYHPLNLTCSLLIVGMCCVSPFFCHSQTDLLALNQADPQCWESSSVLLLEMWKPRISNSVSGFWDFMIYLKSSENLQHGALFWDLAQLFWDIYVDCVLSRNHGLGRRQLTGEEVKISAVHPQHTGRKKGAYSQQPRNPSLKKKELIEDLISMHVHRSRSKFIGKATSGLETKRK